A genomic stretch from Glaciecola nitratireducens FR1064 includes:
- a CDS encoding PQQ-dependent sugar dehydrogenase, which yields MMLLTRSTLITKLVASSLLLASLSWQAAFAQSNTAVPDDNFDVELIVDGLPKSWSLALSPDNEIFVTDRSGRIIVFDQQWNKKSYTTSINDVFSEGQGGFLDLTFHPDFLSNGWIYLSYSAGNSDSNRLKVVRFQLPESGNKVSTIEDVFTVKTDKDTPVHYGGRLAFLSDKSLLISTGDGFDYREQAQVKSSHLGKILRVSDTGKAVDDNPFYDKEAPESNVNFVFSLGHRNPQALLVSNSGVIISHEHGPAGGDEINIIEAGNNYGWPVITNGMDYSGAVITPFTEYKGMQQPNFDWTPSIAPSGMILYESSKLASLSQHLIATSLKFKQLRAVMFDGIGMSNERILLSNFQERLRDIEQDNEGNVLLLTDGEDAKIYKLVAK from the coding sequence ATGATGCTTCTAACACGCTCAACATTAATCACTAAGCTAGTTGCTTCTTCCTTACTGTTAGCCTCATTGAGTTGGCAAGCAGCATTTGCGCAATCGAACACCGCCGTTCCCGATGACAATTTTGACGTCGAATTAATTGTCGATGGCTTACCTAAATCATGGTCACTCGCACTTTCTCCAGATAACGAAATATTTGTTACTGACAGAAGCGGGAGGATCATTGTCTTTGACCAGCAATGGAATAAGAAGTCCTACACCACATCGATAAATGACGTATTTTCTGAAGGCCAAGGTGGCTTTCTTGATTTGACGTTCCATCCTGACTTTCTATCAAATGGTTGGATTTACCTAAGCTATAGCGCGGGTAATAGTGATTCAAATCGATTGAAAGTGGTGAGATTTCAACTACCTGAGTCAGGTAACAAGGTTTCAACAATCGAAGACGTTTTCACTGTTAAAACAGATAAAGACACCCCTGTCCATTATGGTGGGCGTCTTGCTTTTTTATCTGACAAGAGTCTGTTAATAAGCACTGGTGACGGCTTTGATTATCGAGAGCAGGCACAAGTCAAATCTTCACATTTGGGCAAAATACTGCGAGTGAGTGACACTGGGAAGGCGGTAGATGACAATCCTTTTTATGATAAAGAGGCGCCCGAAAGTAATGTTAACTTCGTATTTAGCTTAGGACATCGTAACCCACAAGCGCTGTTGGTAAGTAATTCAGGCGTCATTATTTCGCATGAGCACGGACCAGCCGGTGGTGATGAAATCAACATCATTGAAGCCGGCAATAATTATGGTTGGCCTGTGATTACTAATGGGATGGACTATTCCGGAGCTGTCATTACGCCATTTACTGAATATAAGGGCATGCAACAGCCTAATTTTGATTGGACTCCCTCAATTGCGCCCTCCGGTATGATTTTATATGAGTCATCAAAGTTGGCATCTTTATCTCAACATTTGATCGCAACCTCACTCAAGTTTAAACAGCTTAGGGCAGTCATGTTTGATGGGATTGGCATGTCAAACGAGCGAATTTTGTTGTCAAACTTTCAAGAGAGATTGAGAGACATAGAGCAAGACAATGAGGGAAATGTTTTGCTGTTAACAGACGGCGAAGACGCGAAGATTTATAAACTCGTGGCAAAGTAG
- the acnB gene encoding bifunctional aconitate hydratase 2/2-methylisocitrate dehydratase: MLEDYRKHVEERAAEGIPPKPLNPEQVAGLVELLKNPPAGEAEYLLELISERVPPGVDEAAYVKAGFLSALAKGEETCDLISADAAVQLLGNMHGGYNIETLVGLLDDKELAELAAEELKHTLLMFDAFHDVEEKHKAGNKFATDVLESWAEGEWFTSRDDLAEKITMSVFKVTGETNTDDLSPAPDAWSRPDIPLHARAMYKMTRDGLTPETHGEVGPLAQIEEIKAKGYPVAFVGDVVGTGSSRKSATNSVLWFFGDDLPGVPNKRGGCVCIGGKVAPIFYNTMEDAGALVFEADVDKLNMGDVIDIYPFAGEVKNAETGELLSTFEYKSDVLLDEVRAGGRINLIIGRGLTDKAREALGLEANNMFRKPEVPAASNKGFTLAQKMVGKACGVEGIRPGTYCEPKMTTVGSQDTTGPMTRDELKDLACLGFTADLTMQSFCHTAAYPKPVDIDTQHTLPDFIMNRGGVSLRPGDGIIHSWLNRMLLPDTVGTGGDSHTRFPMGISFPAGSGLVAFAAATGVMPLDMPESVLVRFKGKMKPGITLRDLVHAIPLYGIKQGLLTVAKKGKINAFSGRILEIEGLDDLTVEQAFELSDASAERSAAGCTIKLSEESITEYLNSNITMLRWMINEGYGDPRTLERRARKMEDWLANPSLMQADADAEYVEVLEIDLAEINEPILCCPNDPDDAKTLSEVAGDKIDEVFIGSCMTNIGHFRAAGKLLEQFKGTLPTRLWMSPPTKMDEAQLMEEGYFNIYGKAGVRMEMSGCSLCMGNQARVLAGATVLSTSTRNFPNRLGDGANVYLCSAEMAAVGAIVGRIPTAEEYMEYASKIESMSGEVFRYLNFDRMPKFSKAAAAAKENIIPALNIV, translated from the coding sequence GTGTTAGAAGATTATCGTAAACACGTAGAAGAACGCGCAGCTGAAGGTATACCGCCTAAGCCATTGAATCCAGAGCAAGTTGCTGGTCTCGTTGAACTATTGAAAAACCCGCCAGCAGGCGAAGCAGAATATTTATTAGAACTAATTTCAGAACGTGTGCCTCCAGGCGTTGATGAAGCAGCCTACGTTAAAGCTGGCTTTTTAAGTGCGCTTGCTAAGGGTGAAGAAACTTGCGACCTTATCAGCGCTGATGCCGCAGTGCAGTTACTCGGTAACATGCACGGTGGCTACAACATCGAAACTTTAGTCGGTTTGCTCGATGATAAAGAACTAGCAGAGCTTGCAGCAGAAGAGCTAAAGCACACATTGTTAATGTTTGATGCATTCCATGATGTTGAAGAAAAACATAAAGCGGGTAATAAGTTTGCTACAGACGTACTAGAGTCATGGGCCGAAGGCGAGTGGTTTACTTCTCGAGATGATTTGGCAGAAAAAATCACCATGTCCGTTTTTAAAGTAACTGGCGAAACCAACACCGATGACCTCTCTCCAGCGCCAGACGCTTGGTCTCGTCCTGACATTCCTTTGCATGCCCGTGCGATGTATAAAATGACTCGTGATGGCTTAACGCCTGAAACGCATGGCGAAGTTGGTCCTCTTGCGCAAATCGAAGAAATTAAAGCAAAAGGTTATCCAGTAGCATTCGTGGGAGACGTTGTTGGTACAGGCTCTTCACGTAAATCAGCAACCAATTCTGTCTTGTGGTTTTTCGGCGATGACCTTCCTGGCGTGCCTAACAAACGCGGTGGTTGTGTTTGTATCGGTGGCAAAGTAGCTCCTATTTTCTATAACACAATGGAAGATGCCGGTGCGTTAGTATTTGAAGCTGACGTCGACAAATTAAACATGGGTGATGTTATCGACATCTATCCGTTCGCAGGCGAAGTTAAAAACGCTGAAACAGGCGAATTGCTGTCTACTTTCGAATATAAATCAGACGTGTTGCTTGATGAAGTTCGTGCTGGTGGCCGTATTAATTTGATCATCGGTCGTGGCTTGACTGACAAAGCTCGCGAAGCATTAGGCTTAGAAGCGAACAATATGTTCCGTAAACCTGAGGTTCCTGCAGCATCAAACAAAGGTTTCACACTCGCGCAAAAAATGGTGGGTAAAGCATGTGGCGTAGAAGGTATTCGCCCAGGCACATACTGTGAGCCAAAAATGACCACAGTAGGCTCGCAGGATACTACGGGTCCTATGACTCGTGACGAACTTAAAGACTTAGCGTGTTTAGGTTTTACTGCCGACTTAACAATGCAGTCATTCTGTCACACAGCAGCTTATCCTAAGCCTGTAGACATCGATACACAGCACACTTTACCCGACTTCATTATGAATCGTGGTGGTGTTTCATTGCGTCCTGGTGACGGTATCATTCACTCTTGGTTAAACCGCATGTTGTTGCCTGACACGGTTGGTACTGGTGGTGATTCACATACACGTTTCCCAATGGGGATTTCATTCCCTGCAGGTTCTGGCTTGGTTGCCTTTGCTGCTGCAACTGGCGTTATGCCGCTGGACATGCCTGAATCAGTATTGGTTCGTTTTAAAGGTAAAATGAAGCCAGGCATCACTCTGCGCGATTTAGTCCACGCTATTCCGTTATACGGCATCAAGCAAGGTCTCTTGACTGTAGCTAAGAAAGGTAAGATTAATGCTTTCTCTGGTCGTATATTAGAAATTGAAGGCCTGGATGATCTGACTGTTGAGCAAGCATTCGAACTATCTGATGCGTCTGCAGAACGTTCTGCTGCTGGCTGTACAATCAAGCTGTCTGAAGAGTCGATCACAGAATATTTGAATTCGAATATCACTATGCTTCGTTGGATGATTAACGAAGGTTATGGCGACCCAAGAACATTAGAGCGCCGCGCGCGTAAGATGGAAGACTGGCTAGCCAACCCATCGCTAATGCAAGCTGATGCGGATGCTGAATATGTTGAGGTACTAGAAATTGACTTAGCTGAAATTAATGAGCCAATTTTGTGTTGTCCAAATGACCCTGATGATGCAAAAACATTGTCAGAAGTTGCCGGCGATAAAATTGATGAAGTATTCATTGGTTCATGTATGACGAACATTGGTCACTTCCGTGCTGCAGGTAAGCTTCTTGAACAGTTTAAAGGCACCTTGCCAACGCGTTTATGGATGTCTCCTCCAACCAAAATGGATGAAGCACAGCTAATGGAAGAAGGCTACTTCAACATTTACGGTAAGGCTGGCGTAAGAATGGAAATGTCAGGTTGCTCTTTGTGTATGGGTAACCAAGCTCGAGTTCTCGCTGGCGCAACAGTGCTTTCAACCTCAACTCGTAACTTCCCGAACCGATTAGGCGATGGCGCAAATGTGTATTTGTGTTCAGCTGAAATGGCTGCGGTAGGCGCGATTGTTGGTCGTATTCCAACGGCTGAAGAATATATGGAATATGCGAGTAAAATTGAATCAATGAGCGGTGAAGTATTCCGTTACTTGAACTTTGATCGCATGCCTAAGTTCAGCAAAGCCGCTGCTGCTGCGAAAGAAAATATCATTCCAGCGTTAAACATTGTGTAA
- a CDS encoding DUF192 domain-containing protein — protein MKKYLYSNIVGFIAIIFSSIFSLQACAQEESTRGLDKQVQVDTTASLDDELNEEELALLADDSNINIAFADKALQVEFADSFEERALGLMHRKSLCTDCGMLFQFDSERIASIWMKNTFVPLDLAYITVDGSIVDIKQLQPHDLNSVVSSQEVLFALEMNQGWFAKNGIKVGDKVSIEGRVKQPLF, from the coding sequence GTGAAAAAATACTTATACAGCAATATCGTTGGCTTTATCGCCATTATATTTTCGTCAATATTTTCGCTGCAAGCCTGTGCACAAGAAGAGAGTACCAGAGGCTTAGACAAGCAGGTTCAGGTTGACACAACAGCAAGCCTTGATGATGAACTAAATGAAGAAGAGTTAGCTTTACTCGCTGACGACAGTAATATTAACATTGCATTTGCTGACAAGGCGCTCCAAGTTGAATTTGCCGATTCCTTTGAAGAAAGAGCGCTCGGGTTGATGCATCGCAAAAGTTTGTGCACAGACTGTGGCATGCTCTTTCAGTTTGATAGCGAACGTATAGCCAGCATTTGGATGAAGAACACCTTTGTGCCGCTTGATCTAGCTTACATAACGGTTGATGGTAGTATAGTCGACATAAAGCAACTTCAGCCCCACGACCTTAATTCAGTAGTGTCATCACAAGAGGTTCTTTTTGCCTTGGAAATGAATCAGGGCTGGTTTGCTAAAAACGGCATAAAAGTAGGTGATAAAGTATCAATAGAAGGGCGCGTTAAGCAGCCCTTATTTTAA
- the lysC gene encoding lysine-sensitive aspartokinase 3, translating into MNSALNVAKFGGTSVATYETMCNCAKIIASNQSTRVVVVSASAGITNHLVALANTALTSQQIEEIIEKIKTIELAIVGKLKKPEQISDKLNVLLTELTELAKHEEINFRDDLKDALVSMGERMSSLLFSAVLREFDVPATNFDVRKVLRTDSLFTQAAPDLSVIRQLSQSLLQPELDSSVIVTQGFVGADEQGRTTTLGRGGSDFTAALLAEALDAQTCEIWTDVIGVYTTDPRITDKARPLPELSFEEAAEMATFGAKVLHPATMEPALRQDIKVFVGSSREPEKGGTWIVRDCEHEPAYRAITRRKDQVMVTVKTPQMMYAQGFLQRVFTIIAKHNLSVDLVTTSEISVSFTLDNPPNSVSERVNKETLAELTTICDVTIEQGYDVVTVVGNNMHSSAGVSSKIFEAVTDFNLRMICFGANPHNLSFVVSNADSEDVVQVLHKALFE; encoded by the coding sequence ATGAATTCAGCGTTGAATGTTGCCAAATTTGGTGGAACTAGCGTAGCGACCTACGAGACAATGTGTAATTGCGCGAAAATAATCGCGAGCAATCAAAGTACTAGAGTTGTAGTAGTTAGCGCTTCTGCGGGCATAACCAATCATTTAGTTGCCTTAGCAAACACAGCTTTAACCAGCCAACAGATCGAAGAAATTATCGAAAAGATTAAGACCATTGAGCTGGCTATTGTCGGTAAGTTAAAAAAACCAGAGCAGATAAGCGATAAGCTAAACGTATTGCTAACTGAATTAACCGAACTAGCAAAACATGAAGAAATCAACTTTAGAGATGATTTAAAAGACGCCTTAGTGTCTATGGGCGAACGCATGTCTTCACTGTTGTTTTCAGCGGTACTCAGAGAGTTCGACGTTCCGGCGACCAATTTTGACGTCAGAAAAGTCTTGCGCACTGATTCGTTGTTTACGCAAGCAGCGCCGGATCTTTCCGTTATTAGGCAACTTTCACAATCCTTGCTGCAGCCTGAACTTGATAGCTCAGTGATTGTGACACAAGGCTTTGTTGGTGCCGATGAGCAGGGCAGAACAACAACATTGGGCCGTGGTGGCTCTGATTTTACGGCAGCACTGCTGGCCGAAGCACTAGATGCACAAACCTGTGAAATTTGGACTGACGTTATTGGTGTTTACACAACCGATCCTCGCATTACTGACAAAGCGCGGCCTTTGCCAGAGCTTAGTTTTGAAGAAGCTGCCGAAATGGCCACCTTTGGTGCCAAAGTATTGCATCCGGCAACGATGGAGCCTGCGCTTCGACAGGACATTAAAGTGTTTGTTGGCTCTAGCCGTGAACCTGAAAAAGGTGGCACGTGGATAGTCAGAGACTGCGAGCATGAACCGGCTTATAGAGCCATTACGCGACGTAAAGACCAAGTAATGGTAACAGTCAAAACACCCCAGATGATGTATGCACAGGGATTCTTGCAGCGTGTTTTTACAATTATCGCGAAACACAATCTGTCGGTTGACTTGGTAACCACGTCTGAAATTTCGGTGTCGTTTACACTTGATAATCCGCCTAATTCCGTTTCCGAAAGGGTAAATAAAGAGACGCTCGCTGAGTTAACCACAATATGTGATGTGACTATTGAGCAAGGGTATGACGTGGTTACGGTTGTGGGAAATAATATGCATAGCTCTGCTGGCGTATCGAGCAAAATATTCGAAGCGGTGACTGATTTTAACTTACGAATGATTTGTTTTGGCGCAAACCCGCACAACTTATCTTTCGTCGTGAGTAATGCTGACAGTGAAGATGTCGTTCAAGTGTTGCACAAAGCGCTTTTTGAATAA